The window GCTTAATTCAGATTAAACTAAAATAAGAATCCAATTCAACAACTCATCCAATTTAGCCCTTCTCTGTTGAATCACAGCTAGAGAAGCTGCTGCTGGAAACCTTAGTCAGAGCAACGatgaagctactgccctctatgTAATTCATCCACAGTCAAAACTTAGTATAGCTCCTATCCTTAAACTGTATGTTGGAGATAATCGTTGCCTCAAATGTGGCAACCGGTATTTGGATACCCCGGTGATCAATGCTCCTTGGAGGCCCAGCACTTGTGACGATGATGATAGTACCCAATGCCCAGGATCGTCGACGCCCTGGGACAGATCTCTCGGAGAGGGACAGATCGGGGAAGCCGTGAGAGATTGATGGTGGATCGTCGGCTAGGGCTCGGCCTTTCCCCTTCCTTGGCTGAAGATCTGCTCGTGTGAAGTGACGATTCGGGGAGGAAGACGACGGGCTGCTCAGTGAGGTGGTGCACTGCCGGCAGTGAGCTCGCAGGCGATCGGGCGACGTCGGCGAGGTTGGGCAGAGACGACGTAGAGAGAGATGGGAGAGGGCGAGGCGAtgcaaaggaggagaagaagcttGGCCGGTAGGTTTTGTACGCGCTGGAGAAGAGGAAGTGAGGCGTCGTCGGGTTGGGGGAGACGAAGGGATCAGGGAAGAGGAGAAGGCTTCACgagaggggagaggggagaggggagaAGGGAGAAGAGGGGTTGACGTCGAGAGAGGCTAGGGCTTGGAGGtgaggaaaataaaaaggattaggGAAATTATAACTTAGGTCCTTTTAATTAAAGTATAGGttaaattcctcaatcaactctcattTTTGGATATTCTAAGTAAATTTTTCCTAAGCCTACAAATTTATCCCTTTAAATCCGTCATACGAgatcagaaaatttttaaaaatttctaaaaattttcttaaagttATTCGTctttttttcgatattttacaatttacttcttgaaacattttgaaatcctgacATCCACATGAGCATTATCTTCTTCTTAAGATAGTCTTAAATCCCAAAATTTAACACGAACATTAACTTCTTCCTTGAAGTCGGGATGCCATGGAGAGGGAACACTGGGATGCCAAGGACTCTGAGGGCGCCAATGAATCgagagcccaaggagaagagGCAAGGCACCAAAGAGTTGAAGGTGCCAAAGAGACAGAGCGAGAGATGGGACGCCCAAGATGCTCTAGGATCCTGATCGATTTAGCTTTTTTCCTAACTACTTTAACCAAACTATCACTTTCTCGTATCCCCGTGACATTCTCAATCCCCGATAAAAAGTCTGATATGTTATTTTTGACAatgtatataatttttatttttattctgctTTCTAAATAAACAGAAACACCGGTATCTTTCCCGCACCGAACCCCATCAattcctcttcttccccttcttaaCTTCTTTGAATCCCCGCCTCCATTTCTCAACCCCCAGCGGCGGAAGAGGAAGAGGCGGCGGCGTCGCCCTCGATCTATCATCGCCGCCCTGGGTCGAGACAACGGCGGCGTCGAAGGCAGCGGCGGAGGCGTGCTCAAGCAGGTTCTGCTCTCCTACGCCTATGTCTCGATCTGGATTTTCCTCAGCTTCACCGTCATCGTCTACAACAAGTACATCTTGGGCCCGAAGATGTACGCCTGGCCCTTCCCCATCTCCCTCACCATGATCCACATGGCCTTCTGTTCCTCCCTCGCCTTCCTCCTCGTCCGCGTCCTCCGCCTGGTGGCGCCGCCCTCCTCCCCGCCCATGTCCCGCGCCCTCTACCTCTCCTCCGTCCTCCCCATCGGCGCCCTCTGCTCCCTCTCCCTCTGGTTCTCCAACTCCGCCTACATCTACCTCTCCATCTCCTTCATCCAGATGCTCAAGGCCCTCATGCCCGTCGCCGTCTACTTCATCGGCGTCCTCTTCGAAAAGGAGTCCTTCAGATCCTCCTCTATGCTCAACATGCTCTCCATCTCCTTCGGCGTCGCCATCGCAGCCTACGCGAGGCTCGCTTCGTTCCCACCGCCCTCCAGCTCGCCGCCGTCGCCTTCGAGGCAACCCGCCTTGTCCTCATCCAGATCCTCCTCAATTCCAAGGGCATCTCCCTCAACCCCATTACCTCCCTCTACTACATCGCCCCCTGCCGCTTCGCCTTCCTCCTTGTGCCCTGGTCCGTCGTCGAGCTCCCCGTCCTCCTCGACCGCTCTGCCTCTGCGCCCTTCCATCCCGACCTCGTCATCTTCGGCACCAATTCCTTGTGCGCATTCGCCCTCAACCTCGCCGTCTTCCTCCTAGTCGGAAAGACCTCCGCCCTCACCATGAACGTCGCTGGCGTAGTCAAGGACTGGCTCCTCATTGCCTTCTCTTGGTCCGTCATCCGTGACATTATAACCACAATCAACCTCTTTGGCTATGGCATCGCCTTCCTCGGCGTGGCCTACTACAACCACGTCAAGCTGCAGGCGCCCAAAGCCAAGGAGGGGCAGAAGAAAGCAGCCCAGATGGATGAGGAGGCTGGAAAGCTCCTTGAGCAAATTGATGGTGGCGGCAACAGGAAGAGTGAATCCCAGGATTGATCCATCTTTCCTCCAACCCCATCAATTCTGCTTCATTTCTTGCATTTGCAGAGAAGATTCTAAAGTTTTGTTCTATTATATGAGTTTGCTTAATTTAGTCTGAACTACTGAGGATGTAAGAGAGTTGTAAATTAACAGTGTCTTTattaaaataagaaaattaataTAGTTTCACTTACTAAATTGGTTTCATCAATTGGGACACACCAGAAACATTGAATACCACATCTTTAGTCTTATTTGGAAGAACAAAGACTTCTACGATAAAAGCTCTCTTTCTTGCCTGGTTAAAAACATTAGAAATTAACAAAGTTTTTCTCCTTCAAGCTTTCAATAGTTTCCTTGATGCTTGTTTCGATGGGAGTGTAGTCAAGTCCCAAACTTTTGTACTTCTCCTTGGAGACTTGGTATATTGGCACAAAGGGtttgtcatcagcacacctggggttgtaggaAATTCAGAAATTTTGTAAATTTTCATGTGAGAAAAagtaaaaggaaaaaggaaaaaaaaaaaagactggtGAAGCCATGATGGCGAAAACAAAAATCAAATAGGTTACTTACTTCTCGGGCACCGGAAGAGAAGGATAAAGTTCCCGTATAATCCTCACAAGCTCTGAGTAGTGAGCAACTCTTTCAACTAGACAGTATCTTCCAGAGGCTGAAGGAACTTCAAATGCCAGAATGTGTGCCATGGCTACATCTTTAACGTTAACCCACCCGAACGATAGATTTGGATATGTAGTTGAACCTGAAATCATGAACCAAAATAGAGAACCATTATGAAAAACAATCACCAGAGCTGGATAGATTAGGTGAGTTTTAGAATAGTgcaaatctcgtactaaataatatgtcaatgttatatatacaagGAATTCATATCGTAAGTGTGTTTAGTATTGTTACTTACTGTGTACACAGAGGTAAAGAAACGATTTATTTTCATATGCAAACAAAGGAGTCATCAGATCACAGTTTCACAAGTTAACCTGATACAACGGATCCATATTGGTTACCTAGTTACTTTGCTTATTGGACCCAGCTTATTTGTAGCTTatcccttaaaaaaaaaaaagtcagtcCAAGTGAAATGAACAATGAAGCGTGATGGTGAGTCTTTGATTCTAAATGGTTTCCAGAGTCAAGGAAATTGAAGGGGCAAAGCTTCAGACACTAGATTATATGATCTGTCAAGCATTTTCATGAGATTGCACTGAAAGTTTTCATGCCAAACACTGATGTAACATAGAACTTCTTGTAGCACATCATACATAGAATAACAGGGTTTAAGTAAGGCATGTCAAGAGTCAAGTACCCATTGTCATTCCACTAATAGAGAGAAAATACTGGCGTGAAAACGAAAGAAAAAAAGGTCCAGCTGAAAATTCCATGTAAGATAGGCAAATGGAAAGCTCAAAAGAATTAAGCTTCAAACAGCATTATACCATTTATCAGGTTAAGGATTGCAGCAGCACTTGTGTTTAGTGTTGGCTGAAGAAGAGGACCTATGACCATTGCTGGGTTTATCGTGACAATATCAATGGCATTTTCCTTAGCAAACTTCCAAGCAGCATCTTCTGCCAAGGTTTTTGAGAGAACGTACCATTGCTGAAGCAATTTAAAGATCATCTTAGATAATGTAAAGAATATACCATATCTTATAAATTTCTTAAATATAAAGAATTTCCTGGTACCAAATGTATTAGAGCTACCAAACACAAATATAAATATTCTGAATTTATGATCTTCAATTGAATATGATGCAAAAGTGACTAACTGTATCAAAGGGAAGCTCTGATTTATTAATTCATGAAGCACATTAAATTGTGGTAACACAGATCTATAGACTGAAGAAATACCTTTGTACTTGTAAAAAGACAACCTATCTTCCAACACCCGTTTATGCCATCAATCAATCATAGCAAAGATGATTaactatatattttttcaaagacAATGTTCATGCATGATAAATAATATGTTCAATAGGTAATACAACACCTTTCAAGCTTCAAATAATTCATAAGCAATGGAATTAAAATACCTCAACAACTTCAATgactgaattttaaaataatttatctatATGCAATTGTGGCAATGGGGCAGACATATCTagacaaaaaaaaacacacattATTACAAAGACGAATATAAGATTGGTTCATGATGTTTTCAGTTTAGTTGTCTAATGAAGGTAACATCAGAGAAAGTTGGTTGGCAGGACAGGACCAATATATTTGTCTAAACATGCCCAAGAGAGTGGGTCATGAATTCACATACACAACCATCTTAAAACCCATAACTAAACAGGTTTCTTGTGTGTGTAGTGAAATACTGACGAATGAGAAAGATGCCTAAAGTGTATGTCAGCATTAACTCAACACACTAGTTTCTAATGTGCCTTGTTCAAAGAATGATGAGCATTGCTCTGATGGAGATTGAGAAACGAATCTATGGCAGGGAATGATGGAAAtattatttgtctatattttcaGTTACCTTATCCTGCTCACAAACTTCAGGGCTTGAAAACCATGTATCATCAACTACCACATCAGGAGTTCGTGGTCTACCATTGTAGGCAACAGCAGCCATTGATGACGTCACAATTACCCTTTTAATGGAACCTTTCTTGCAGGAAGCCAACACATTGAGTGTCCCCTTCACTGCTGGTTCAAGTAACTCAGCCTGaaggttgaaaaaaaaaatcaattctacTATTGTTCAATCCCATTTGAAAATTGACAGTCAATAACCTATGTTGATATTTGACATAAAAAAGAAGAGTAAGCAGTGACATACATACAAGCTTCATCAAGAATTAACGGAATTCTCGAAGATCATCATATCAAGACATTCTAAGTCAAGAATTTCAATTTATTTCATTGATTTTTTTGTATAGACAAGAAATTGTAAATAAGCTATTTTGGCATGCACAGAAAAATATAAAACATTTCCATAACATGAATCTACACACAGGAAATcattttgtaaaagattcaagATAAAATAATTCAGAGTACACGGATAATAGATGTGATTGAACAATAGTTGAATTTATGTTTGGTAAAATTAACTATTACGTGTAACATGATGTTACACACTTTCATGAATTATACCACCATTATATAAATGCTATACTGACATTTGCAAGGGTTGTACTCACATTTTCAAGAGGCGTCTggggtgagcgtaatcacctttttgCTACAATTGTATTGACATTTCCCTAGCATTGGCTATTAGGGTTATCCACTATTTTAGAAGGATCATAAAAGCTTGTTTCAAATAAGACACTGGTTAAAGTATTCCAATATCAGAAATTTTGTATGAATCTGAATTCTATTCGATTAAGTCTgaatttaagtgagaaaatgatAATCAAATATAGCCGGATTTAGTTTTAAGAGTAGCATAGCCTCAGGAGATTGAGAGAATTTTTGAACACGGATATGactaattttgatcaaatttgaaAGCCAAACAATTTTGACAatataattctaattttaatataattgttTACCAATGCATATGAATTGGAATTCCAGTTCCTTGAGATATTATTGTTTCAAACAAACTGTTCAGAACCTTGTGAGGAGTACATGCATAAGGAACAAACgccttaagaaaagaaactagttAAAGATTATGACCACCAATAACATCAAATAAGTTTGACTTAAACGAACACAATCGCAAACCTGCGGATCAGTGACTGCATGGTAAAAAGGAGATGCAGTGTGGAAAACACCATCGCAACCCTCAATCCCAGCATCAAAGGAATTCTCTTCTAGTAAGTTGGCTTTAAACAAATGAAGTCTCTCAGCGGCCCCATCCAAAGCACGCAAGTGTTCAGTCTTCTTCGGATCATCTTAAACCTCGACAGGAATACATAAAACCTTTTTTTTATTCCAATGATCGAATCGTGTAAGATCTTGCACTAAACACGGGAACAATGATCCATCTCAAGGGATCGGGCCGAGCGATCAAATGAAAACCTAATCTCGGACCGAGCACTGGAAAATGCGGAAAGGAATGGGCACACAAAAGGGAACTGACCGGGGTCGCGGACGGAGGCGCGGACGGTGTAGCCGCGCTGCAGGAGGAGCTTGACGAGCCAGGAGGCGATGTACCCGGAGCCTCCGGTGACGCACACGATCTTGCCGTTGCTCATGCCGCCGATCGCTTTTGCTGTCGATCGCCTAACGAAAGGAAGCGAAGGGGGGCGAGCACAGCCGAGGAGCTGAAGAAGCCCAAATAAATAAGCGAACGGGTGGTACATACCCGAGGCGACAGATAAGTGAGTAGTGGGGCCCGGCTGGGCTGCTATGCGTAAGCAGTTGCGTAAGCAGTTTCAAAAGGCAAACAGTTCATCACCAAGAATAccttaattttaatattatagctggtttattaaaataaattaatttaactgaaaattatttatccaaattttAACATTTACATTCCGTCTCGTATCAGTATAAATTTATTCGCAATACTTAACtaaatcaatttatttattttagctcTCTAATCTTAGTAAAATTATCATATTATTCTCGTTTAGATTTAAAACGCACAACTACTCCTTTCTCTCCCAATATCTGACGCATCATTTCGCAACTCTAAATCTCGACGACGCATTCCACCTCCGCGACTCCAAACAATCGATGACGCACTCCTCGGCTTCATCTC is drawn from Zingiber officinale cultivar Zhangliang chromosome 1B, Zo_v1.1, whole genome shotgun sequence and contains these coding sequences:
- the LOC121971838 gene encoding phenylacetaldehyde reductase-like encodes the protein MSNGKIVCVTGGSGYIASWLVKLLLQRGYTVRASVRDPDDPKKTEHLRALDGAAERLHLFKANLLEENSFDAGIEGCDGVFHTASPFYHAVTDPQAELLEPAVKGTLNVLASCKKGSIKRVIVTSSMAAVAYNGRPRTPDVVVDDTWFSSPEVCEQDKQWYVLSKTLAEDAAWKFAKENAIDIVTINPAMVIGPLLQPTLNTSAAAILNLINGSTTYPNLSFGWVNVKDVAMAHILAFEVPSASGRYCLVERVAHYSELVRIIRELYPSLPVPEKCADDKPFVPIYQVSKEKYKSLGLDYTPIETSIKETIESLKEKNFVNF